The following nucleotide sequence is from Ochotona princeps isolate mOchPri1 chromosome 24, mOchPri1.hap1, whole genome shotgun sequence.
CTGATGGGGAAGAGACCCTCCAAATCCAGCCCCTGGCCTGGGCAGGATCTTTCCTCATATCCCTTGGGTAAGCATTCCCATCTACACACACCCAGATGTTGCCGCTACAGGAACCCATCTCTGTCCCTCATTTTCCATGGTGTTGGCTCTGTCATGTACATGAGCCACCATGCGGGGGCCTGTGGAGTGGATGCAAAGCAGAACAGcccagtcaccaggagacagcctGGAATGAGCCCTGCCATCCGGATGGACAATCTCCAAGGAGTTCACGTTTGACAGGAGTGTGCTCAGAGGCTGGGTGACAGGCAGCTGCCGGTCTCCACGTTGAGCCCTGTGTCTGCTTAGAAATGACCAACAGAGGGGCTAGTCATATgaagcacgttaagctgctgcatCCCATGATCAgagctcctgctgctccacttcggttccagctccctgctaacatgcctggaaaagcagcagacagcggccccagttcctgggcccctgccacccaagtgggagacctggaagaagcttctggctttatccTTGGCTCACCCTTAGTCACTGCAAATGTCTGAGTAGACaattagtgggtggaagatccctctctcctcCTGTAACCCTGcaactctctctctaactctgcctttcaggtaaataaaataaatcttaaaatacccaaggccagtgccatggttcagctggctaattctctgccggtaaacacctgcatcccatatgggcgccggttctaatcccggcagctccacttcccatccagctccctgctagtggcctgggaaagcagtggagggtggccaaggccttgggacactgcacccatgtggaagacccatcctggttttggatcaggtcagctccagctgttgaggccatctggggagtgaaccagtggatgggagatctttctcactttctctctctctctccttctccctgtgtctctacctttcaagtaaaaaaatataataatgtaCACCGAAAACATAGATACACAGCACCATAGATACACATAAATAATGCCATCCATGAAGTCTTCAAGCAGCCCATGGAAAAATGTATAGTATGGAAAGCAtccatttcaagttttttttttttttacaccaaaataaacattttgaaatttcttttggaAGGGCACAGACAGACACGGATCTCTATCCatgggccagagtcagggccaagCCAAGCTCCTGGAACtgcgtctaggtctcccacgtgcgtggcaAAGGCCCCAGTATttgggccgtcacctgctgctttccggggtgtgcattagcggggagcttgGATCAgtagcagagccaggacccaaactgaaccctctgttttaggatgcaggcatcccaaacagtcttaactgctgggccaagggCATCCCTCGTCTTTAATTCCACCCTCCATGAACTTTGCTGAAGTACCTCCTTGTGTGTGTGATTATATTCATGTCATCAAAGACCACCTCTCAGGAGACATATGCTATAACGGTAAAGAGGGAATTGCTCCAAAAGACAAAATGGCAGCAGGAATGGTCAATGGTTTGATTTGCCCGGAGTTGCTGACTGGAGTGTGGCTTTCCAAGTGAGTACTCCTGTTCTTCCAAAATTTTCCTTGAAGAAAGATGGGAAATCATGGATGTCACTTTTCCCCCAAATGggtcagaaaacaaaaaaagcacaTCCATTTACACACACATGACACTTACTGGGAGCACTTCTTCTAGGTGTAGACACACATAGGAACGAGAAGGTGGGAGAGAAAGCTGATGAACAAACGAACGATAAAACAAAGGGgcttgggggctggcattgtggcctagcaggtTAACCTGCTGCTCGAGATGCCAACAGCCtgaatcagagtgcctggttcaagtgctggcagctggagtcctggcacctctgcttctgatcctgtttcctgctaatgcagctcagGAGGCAGACAatgggtgcctgccacccctgCGGGACACCCACTAGGAGATcctcagctcctgactttgctctGATTTAGTCCCGGccgctgtggacatttggagagtgaaccagcagttggaagctctctagttctctccctccttctcttaactcagattttcaaacaaataaaataagtttgtatctgctggttcatctacCGCCCCGAATGGCTGCTTaaaggccagggctaggccaggtcaaagccagcagcccagacttcatctgggtctcccatgtgggttgcaggggtccaaagacacttgggccatcttccgctgctctcccaggcgcgtcaacagggagctgatcagaaggggagcagctgggactcgaatcagtGCCTAAAAGGGATGTAgacattacaggcagtggctgtAAGTTTCTATAAATATGAAATGATTTAACAAGTTAGGGAGCAGGCATTCACCCTAATGGCTAAGACACCCGTGTTCCACATGGAAGTTTCTAGGTTCCATTCCTGGCCGCGGCCcacgactccagcttcctgcccaagcAGACCCATGGAGGCTGTGATCATGGTTGGCATGGgattgggtctctgtcacctacgtgggaaacctgaactgCATTCCTAGGTTATGGCATCACCCTGGCCAGTCATggcatctgggaagcaaaccagtggataaagattTCTCTGGACCTCATTGCCTTGCCCCGCAAAAAGTTTTTGTTATGGAGAACTTTTAAGCCTCAACTCCACTTTAAATGTGGTACCCTGTGGTATTTGTTTTGGGGAggagcctgggatcccatatgagcaccggttctaatccagacggccccgcttcccatccagctcactgcttgtggcctgggaaagcagtcgaggatggcccaaagctttgggatcttgcacctgcatgggagacccggaagaagctcctggcttctggcttcagactggctcagttccgggggagtgaatcagcggacggaagatcttcctctctgtctctcctcctctctgtatatctgactttgcaataaaaataaatctttaaaaaaaatatttgctttgggCTATTCCACTTTAAGCTCAACTTCTGGTGGTTTCATGTGAAGGCGGATGGAGGCAGGCAAAACGGGAACAGCACGCGTGAGACTCCATTCCCAACAGGGGTGTTCGAACGCATGATGCTGTGAGAACAGAGGGCGGGGATACGCGTGTGCCCGCAGAGCCCTCCACCACTACTCACGCGTATCatgcctctctgtgtttctctgacaACTGAAGCTGGCAGATGCCAACCCCAAAGCTCCCAAGTGGCGGGGAGAGTGCAGTCTGGCAGGTGACATGAAAGATTGTCATGGCGGTGGGGCACGAGGCAAGTGGACTGATAGAAATTCAATAGAATCCTCCAGCTTCTACGGAACGCCGGTGAGAGGCATCATACGCCTTACAAATGCTAACGAGGAAATAaaagtttcaaaattaaaaaaagaaatgataacgAAGCTGCCAATAAGTGTGTTTTCCATTCCAAGTgggagagtaaaaaaaaaaaggcaatatgGGAAAATTCTGTCATGAATGTTCTCGCTTGGCCATggcaggggtgggtgtggggccTGGCCTGGAGGGTTTGCGTCCCTTGCTCACGAGGAGGCCACGGGGAGCACCGAGTCCCACGGGGCCGCTGGCAACGGGGAACAGTATTTGGTCTTGCTGAGTTTCATGATGCAGAAGAGCTGCTCGCAGATGTAGGTGCTGCCGAACATGGACAGGATCCTGGCGCTGTGGCTCCGCAGCTTGGGGTAGCTGCTCCACAGGTACTTGTAGAACTCGGGTACGCCCACCTTGTCGTACTTGGCCTTGAGGAAGGTGTTGCACTGCAAGTCGATGACCTCCATCTGCAGGTCTTCCCGCACGCAGTCCACCTTGATGGAGAAGGGCGAGCTGAACAAGGTCAGCTCCCCCTCGTGGAGTTTGAAATCGGCCAGGCGGGTCTGGAACTCGACCTTCAGCTCCACCACCTTGGGGATGTAGTGCAGGCCGTCGCTGTTGCTCCTGGACACGGCTTTCAGCGTGGGGAAGTGGGCCAGGTTGTTCTCGGTCAAGTGTGTCTCCCACAGGCACAGCTTAGCCACGAAAGCCCGGAGGAGGTCGTACATCTGCGTAACGACCTGCGAATGGCCCTGGAGGGCCACGTTCAGTGTGTTGAGGTGTGCGGTCATGTCTACCAGGAAGGCCAGGTCTCGGATCCAGTCCCCGGAGCTGAGCTGGGGCAGTGGCTTACCCCGGGACGACATGAAGCAATCAATGTCCTCGAGGGATTCGAAGAACCTCTTGAGCACCAGCCCGCGGCTCAGCCACTTGATGCCCGTGTGGTAGAGGAAGCTGCCATACTGGCTGTCCAGTTCGTAGAGCAGCGTGCTGAACTCGCCGCGGTTCAGGCCTCTGGAGCAGATCCAGTTGACAGAGTTCACCACAACGTCCATGACGTGGTCCATCCTGAGCTTCTGGGCACACAGCGACTCCAGGTGTAGGATGCAACACACCGACTTGAGCTCTGAGCCCTGGCAGCACGCCGCCACCTTGGACTTGAGCTTGGTCACCAGCCCGTTGGTGGCGTCCACCATGGCTGGCGTGCCTGTGGAGGCCACGCTCaccagcttggcccagtccacgTTAAACTTCCTCAGGCTCTTCTCCACACGCAGGAAGACCTCGTGTGCGGACTTGGTGCCCGTCATGGGCACTGTGTCCAGCAGCTCCTCGGATGTATCCAAGTTCTCGTCCACCCCGCGGATGAAGATGGCCACCTGCGGGGTGTTGTTGATGTCTGTGATCTCATCCAGGGCGAGGGAGTAGGCCACGAACGCTCTGATCTTCTCCCGGAGCTTGTCCCACAAGCTGCCGGTCACGTCCTCCACCGGCTGTGTGGTGGTCGTAGCAGTAGCTGCACTCGCGCTGGCTGGTGctggcctgggctctgggggtcccacAGCTGTCGCTGCTGTGGCAGCCTCGGGCGACCCCAGCAGGTACCTGCGCAGTCCCCTCTTCAGCTCCTGCAGCTTGGCGTCGCGCACCTGCTCCGTGTACTGGTCGTAGTGCTCGCTGTGGTTGGTCTGGTAGTGGCGCCGCAGGTTGTACTCCTTGGACACCGACATGCTCTGCTTACAGATGAGGCACGTGGGGATGTTCTGCACCTCCACGAAGAAGTAGGCCCTCTCCCACTTCTCCTGGAACACACGGCCCTCCTGGTCAATTTTCCGTTTCCCCACtttggagagagaagggaagttaAGAGACAGGGTCCCACCCTTTCCTCTCCCAGCCAATAGAATTAACCAGCCTGAAGGCACCTGCAAGGGGCGTGGCTACATAAGAGGGGATGTGGTTAGGAGGGGTGTGGCTAGGTTGGGTGGAAGGGTGTGGCTAAGTAGGAGAGGGAGTGGTTAGCAAGGGCAGGGGTTGGCTGGGAGGGGCAAGGGCTTGGCCAGGAAGGAGTGGCTAGGCTGGACACAAGGGGTGGGGCTAAGTGAGGAGACAGGTGTGGTTAAATGGGAGCAGGGTGGAGGTAGTTACAGAGGTGTGGGTGTGGTTTAGGTTGCTGGGGGAAGTGGTGAAGTGGGAGATGAGCATGGTTAGGCATGGGTTGGGGTGCAGGGGTGGGAGAGAGTGGTGTGTGGTTaagcaggggaggggaaggagtgaGGGAAGCACAGGTGCGTGTTGAAGCCAGATCAcccatccctgcagaagtggacaCTGACAAACGGGAAATGTTGGTTGTGAGTGAGCACGGGCTGGGGCTTCAGGCTTCTCTACTGAACACCTAGAGATCCAGTGCTTAAAACCGTGCCTAGCGTTTCAGCGTGGGTTCTTAACTCCAGTGTTTTCAAGGGACAGCAGCCCACAGGAGAGCACTTGGTTGAAGGTGTCGCACGCTGCAGGAGCCATCTGCCAGTGTGCTCGTATGTTCAGCCTCCTCGCTCTCCTATGGTGCCCAAGAGAACTGGGCAACCACAGGGGTAGACGGGTATGAGTGACGCTGGCACAGGACTCACCAGCTTGAGCGTCAGGAGTCACTGGTGGTGGTGGCCATGGAATCCCACAGAACTCACACGGCTGGTGTCTGAGGGCAAGGGTGCATGGGCGATCTAAACAGGCCCGCAGGTGGGCCAGGTACTTGGGGCAAACACAGACACAAAAGGAGGTCAGACTACAGAGCCAGAGAGTCCATCAGTCGTTGCTTGGCGACAGGTGTGGGCCCTGGAAGTGACTGCGCATGGGTGGGAGGAACCTTTTGGGGTACGGACGGAAAATATTCTACTAGACTGGGGGTGGAGGAGTCATTGTGCGCAAAGCTGAAAATGTACTAAAAAGAGTGAGCTGTCCACATCACGCAAGGTGGGGGTGGTTTCCGATATGGAAACCCCATCCCTCCATAGAACTCCTCAATTAGAAACACATGACATGCAGATAATGACTGTGCATGGTCTGAGTGCCTCCTCGGGGACTTTAATACTTATTAGCATGACCGGGCTATATGGGATGGGGGTGCCAGGCTTtggctgagtccagcttcctgccgatgcatACCATGGGAGAGGGGCAGGTGATGGATGGCTCAAGATCCCCGTTCCCAGCTGGGtctctggcccagtcctagctttcgCACACATTTGGCAGTGGATAGATGCAATGGgtgctttctctgtcactttacctctctgagaaaataacagaaaaaaccTGGGGGTGGAATGAGTTGGAGCTGAGGATGCTGGGTGTGATGGGTGTCCAGGCAGGCACCATTTACTCAACTGTTAGAGACAAGCTCGAGACTGGGGCCGTACCTGTGGCCATGCAGTAGCCAAGGGAAAGCCCTCACCATCCAGGATgctggggcaggtgggggtgATGTCACGTGTCACAAGTAGTCTGATGCCATCAACTGTTGTTTAAGCCTTCTTAGTGAAAGTCAGGCAATAGACTGACATAACTTCCTAACATGTAGGGGAAGGCCAGTTCAGACAGAAGGGCCAGGTGTGCTAGAAGCTCTAGAAGCGATACTTGCCCTTCCCAGCCAGGGGGGCATGCCTGAAGCTGGGAGGGTCTCTGCGTACATATGATACTCACTGTTactcagttccagtcctggcagtggtctgcagagaaagagacagcgtTGAGTGAAACCCGGCTCATCTTCCTCCTCCCGCCCACCTGCTTCTAGCTGCTGAGTAGTAACGTAGCGACAGGTACAATGGGATGTGGCGGAGGGGTAGGTATGTGTGACCACTCAAAGGCAACTTGACAAGTTCCCATGATCACGAGCTAGTTTTCCTACCTGATGACCGTGAACTTGATAAATTTGGCAGCATCCAGGATCCTCCGCATGGAGCTGATCTCCAGGTAGCCGGGGGCCTTGAACGACACCCCCGGGGGCATGCCATCGATCACCACACAGCCAGGGTTGAAGGTGATCTTCCTGTAGGGGACTTTCACGGGGAAGTCCACACCAATCGCTTCCCCTGTGGTGGTACACACCATGTCAAGCCAGTGGGGTCAGTCACTTCCCACGCCTTTTGTCTAGGTCAAGTTGTTTGAGAGCAGAGACACCCATGGACAGAACCATCTGCAAGTTCACCCCTATAACAACCAGGGCTAAGCTAGGCCTAGGTCAGGAGCCTGCTgcgctccatctgggtctctcacgtgtgtggcaggggacCAGGCCCCTGGgccatcagcagctgcctggcaggaagctggaatcagaaggggagctagaatttgaacccaagcactcagatATGGGCTGTGGCTTCTGAACCAGCATGTTAGTGGCTGCCCCAGACACCTGCCCTACTCCTCCCATGATCTCTGATGTCAAGATTTTAAGACCGTTCTCAAGCAGTGACAACACTGGGGACCACCCATGTTTACTGCATTCCCCAGCAGTAACATGCTGCGTGAATATTAACTTGTGGGCTTGCCACAGGGGTGCTGGAGTTAAGCAGGCACAGCGTATCCATTCACCAGTACCACAGTGCTCCAAAGACTTCacggaaaatgaaatttaaaggtagatctattttgctgcaaaataattttttcagtCTCATGatggacaaaaataaaatatctaatgAAGAAAGCCAATTGATGACAAAATTCATCATCATTTTGAaatctggggctggtgctgtggcacagtgtgtaaaGCCACTGCTGGCAGCGCCAGCATCCCGCACAGACCCTGCTTTTGAGACTCGGCTGTtgcatttccgatccagctcactgcctgtggcctgggaagacagcagaagacagcctaagtgtttgggctcctgtactaTGTGGGAGAACCTGGTcgaagttcctggtgcctggcttagcatcagcccaaccccagccatcacagccttttgggtagtgaaccattggatggaagagctctctatcAGTCCTTCTCTCActataaaacctgcctttcaaattaactaactaactaaatcttAACATGTAGGTGTTTGAAGTATGTATAAATTCGGACTAAGTAAGGCTATCAGAACTTACCAAATTTTCGGCTAAAGAGGTCATTGACTTGTTCTCTTAGCTGTTTAATCTTTTCAATGCTTGATAATCTTTGCTTCTCGTtatctaaaataatgaaaaaaaaaaaccagaattctGAATGTCTTTACCCTCCTTCCCAAACCTCCAAGGAAAAAGGCTgtttgtgcctgggaatgcatgtTAACTGGCCTATTGTTCAGCTGACTTCAAGCAATAATTCATGTTTTGGGAATCTGTAAGCGGAAGCGACTGTAGCTGTTCCCCCTTAGGGGAACCACCTTAGGGAACATGGCTGAGTTCTTGCAAGACAACGACGTCCATTTTCACTACTGTTGGTCAACATTACAAAAGAAATCACAGCCAATGCAATATAACAAGGGAATGGGTTACTAGGGTGAGATGGGAATATGTTTCAGTACTTTAGAAAAAATTGACTCTATTTGATTTTGAATAACTACAGCAGTCACATGGTTCAAAAATCCCAGAGGCGTAAAACAATGTACAGAGTTGTCTTTCCTGGGGCTGAGGTTGTGGCAGATCAGtctaagctgctgcctgatgCCGGCATGCTATACAGCTGTGGGTTTGAGCCCTTGTGcctcacttctaacccagctccctgcttacaacctgggaaagcagtggagggtgggccaagtgcgtgggcccctgccacccacatggaagaaacgaagtttctggttcctggttatggcagggcccagccctggccactctggCCATTTTGTCAGGAAGTGagttggtggatggaagatctctcatccctcctgctctctctgtaaccctacctttcaaacacAGTAAaccttgaaagaaaagaaacatctcTTCCCTTATTTCAGGCTTCAGCTGCCTTCCCTAAAGGAACTGTTACTAAATTCTTCTCTACCTTCTCGCATTTTCACATCCACACATTCACAAAAGGGCATCTCCTGATGGGCAGTGGATGTGCCCCACTTCTGGGGCTTGTGGCTGCTTGCAAGACATGGAATCTTCCAGAACCATGAGGAGCCCTGGAGCTGATGAACAATGTCTGATAGGAGTGAGATGCTGAGCGTGCCTGGTCCTCGCCTCATCATCGGGGGGACGAAGCCCAAGTCAACGGCCCCTGCACACCAAGCTGGCTCACAGGAACCAGATGTCCATCCTACCTGGGACAGTCACTTCAACGAtgttcaggtcttccacaccTGTTGCGGAATGGGTAACACCCGACGAATGTGTGTTTCCTTAAGACAGAAATCGAGGGTTAGAAGGTAGCGGAACACTTCTCCAGACAGGTCTGCTGTCGCCTTGATTAGAAGCCAAAGccaagactgttttttttttttttttatttagttaaaaaaaattgtatatagaagccaggagagagaaaaaggcagaCATCTTGCTAAGTGATATCCTTTGTTCATGATCTTGCTTTCTTCAGTTTCAGCGACTTATGGGCTGAAAATGCTGGATGGAAAGTTCCAGCGAGAAATAATGCCACTGGGTTGGTGCTATAGgaatagtaggctaagcctcagcttgcagcactggcatcccatatgggcgccggtttgtgtcctggttggtccatttcccatccagctccctgcttgtggcctggaaaagcagcagaggatggctcaagtgcttgggcccctgcacccacatgggagacacaaaagaggctcctgactttggactggcatagctccagctgctgcagtcatttgggggagtaaaccagcagatggaagattcttgaTCGTTCCTTCTCCATGTACACCTgccttagttaaaaaaaaaaaaaaagaaagacagcatTCCTAAGTGTCAGACTGGGTGCAGTTCTGAGACGCTGAGACCTCCAGCCTTCTGGACATGCACCGCTCCTGTCCAGCAGCCGCACACTGACATGTCACTGACCGTGAGGTGGGGCAACCATAGTTATAGGCGGGACTTCAGGGGAGCATCCCTTAAGAAGGAGCAGgtacttgggcccagcggcgtggcctagtggctaaagtcctcgccttgaacgccccaggatcccatatgggcgcaggttctaatcccggcagctccactttccatccagctccctgcttgtggcctgggaaagcagtggaggacggcccaatgctttgggaccctgcacccgcgtgggagacccggaagaggttcctggttcccggcttcagatcggcgcagcaccggccattgtggctcacttggagagtgaatcatcggatggaagatcttcctctctgtctctcctcctctctgtgtatctgactttgtaataaaaataaacaaatcattaaaaaaaaaaaagcaagtcatgCTTGATGCCATGACTGACTGACGAGAGCCTTGGCTACTTACCCTCCATTTTCACATCCACTCCAGGGTCCGGCTTTCTTTCTGCAGAGTCTGGCCGGGTacagtcttgaaaaaaaaaaaaatggctaaaatgATATTCATTCTTAAGTGTTTTCTTCATATATCTacaggatttatttctttgtattagaaagatagagttccagagagaaggggagacagaaagatcttccatccactggttcacttcccagatagctgcaatggccagagctgagcctatctgaagccaggagccaggggcctcttccgggtctcccacacgggtgcagggtcccaaatctttgggccgtcctctactgctttcccaggttacaagcagggagctggatgggaagtggaacagctgggacatgaaccggtgccaatagggaatgttggcacttgcaggtgaaggattagcgtACTGAGCGACTGCACCAGCCCCCTGTATCTTGGCATTTAAAATACTCTACAAGGTGGATGTTTACTGCAGTGCGTGATGCCAACTCCTGGCTACCACATAtccaggaggtagcaggtgatggttccagtacttggatccctgctacccacgtggagacccggacagagttccaggctcctggcctcagcccagtcagccgtggtgcagggtcccaaggctttgggtcatcctcgactgctttcccagaccaaaagcagggagctggatgggaagtggagctgctgggattagaaccagcacccatatgggatcccagcgtgttcaaggtgaggactttagccactaggctattgtgccaggccccaataaaagaaaaaaaaaaagagttcaggcTTGACacaaaggctcaattggctaatcctccccttacaagtgctgggatcttgtatgggcgcctgttctagttctggctgttccattcccatccagctccctgcttgtggcctgggaaagcagtggagaatgtccttgggcccctgtacccactgtGCGatacctggagaaagctcctggcttctgagcagctctggctcttgcagcgtTTTGGGGGGGAATTTCTATACCCCAGTGCTTGAAGTTGAGCCATTTGCTGGTCACAACAGATAAAGGAGCTATGCAGCCTATAATACTGAGTGTGAGGACAGGACTCAACCAGCGCCCTTAGCAGGCAGGGGTGCCCCGAAGCCTTATCCTTCATTTTCAAACATGAGTGTGGGAGAGGATGCCTTCACCACCACAACATCCTATAGAAttcaaaaaggagagagagcgagagaggaaaTGCTTCGCTTTTCTTACCCTCCATGGGGAGTTCCATGGCAGTGGCTTCACTGCCGGAAGCATCAGAGCAACTCCCTGGAGAGAACAAATACAGCGAGGCACAAAGAGACAGCAAAAAAGACATCAAAAAGACGCCAgtactcgaatcagcattagacaatagcaaaactacaaaggcatacggggggaatcaggagcaatcttaacaggaggtcatatgcatagagcagggggggaccccagagtggagcaggtggacaggaggaggcactTATGTAGGCACTGTCATGTGAGCAAGTGGTATGTGCGGCTGCACCTCCTGCCACATCCCACCACATGCCTATGCCCTGTTTGACTTCTGCGTGGCTTTGCTGCCACCTGCTCTCCTGCCCACTGATGGAGTCTGATGTCAAGGAAGACCCGCCATGCCACTGGGATTAAGGCGCCTGCGATGCCCACCCACACACCAGGGCTTGAGGGAGAAAGTGTGGCAGGCTGGACGGAGGGGGCGAGAGGGCAGGCCCACAGAACACACCCAGTGAGGACAGCTAAGACCCAGACAGACGCCTGTGGGACGACACAGAGCCACCTCACATTCACGTACCCACCTGCCTACGCGTGTGTGGCCAGGCAGGATTTCATGACCAGAAGGGCATTTCCCTTATGTGGCAGTGTGCTAGAGcctaagaaaacacacacacacacacacacacacaacacacacacacggggccCCGTGGCCTTCCGGCTGGCTGGATGCTGACAGGGGGTTTCCCATGCTAAGTGCCTGGTACAACACTAACAATCAGACGCTGTTACCTTGCGTGTGGCATTGATAGTAGCTGGGGTCATCCAATTCCTTCTTGACGGACACATCCGCTGCTGGCAGGGTGACATCTTTGAACGCAACGGAAACAACAACCACAGGTTACATCAAATCTGCCAACCAAAGATTGCATGGGTACATCTGCTATCCGTGCATTGCTGCGTGGAAGACAGCAAGCACCAGTCAACCCCGGCTGCAGGCAAATGTGGCTATTGATTCAATCACACGGGGAAAGCACTGTGGGGcagcgggttaagccaccacctgaggggctggcattccatatgagtgctaatTCTCgtcctgattgctctacttcccatccagcttcccgctgctgcgcctgggtaggcagtggagaatagcccaagtgcttaggcccctgccacccacatggaagccctCATGGCgtgcctgccttcagcctggtccaagccTGCTTGCTGGGAAGCGTGCAGAGtgtgaaaccagcagatggaagatctg
It contains:
- the LOC101533896 gene encoding general transcription factor II-I repeat domain-containing protein 2B isoform X1, with translation MAQVAMSTLPLEHKSSESRMVVTFLMSALESMCKELAKSKAEVACIAVYESHVFVVGTERGCAFANARKDLQEDFAQYCATEGLSDTKPPCPVNGLQVPSGEAELLRKAVEDYFCFCYGQALGTATMVPVPYEQMLRDPVAVQVQGLPPGITFQHPRTYELATLKWILENKAGISFIIHRPFLGPESQPGTCGSVTDAEGSAMASKSSCSDPIRVKTEPMEESDVTLPAADVSVKKELDDPSYYQCHTQGSCSDASGSEATAMELPMEDCTRPDSAERKPDPGVDVKMEGNTHSSGVTHSATGVEDLNIVEVTVPDNEKQRLSSIEKIKQLREQVNDLFSRKFGEAIGVDFPVKVPYRKITFNPGCVVIDGMPPGVSFKAPGYLEISSMRRILDAAKFIKFTVIRPLPGLELSNMGKRKIDQEGRVFQEKWERAYFFVEVQNIPTCLICKQSMSVSKEYNLRRHYQTNHSEHYDQYTEQVRDAKLQELKRGLRRYLLGSPEAATAATAVGPPEPRPAPASASAATATTTTQPVEDVTGSLWDKLREKIRAFVAYSLALDEITDINNTPQVAIFIRGVDENLDTSEELLDTVPMTGTKSAHEVFLRVEKSLRKFNVDWAKLVSVASTGTPAMVDATNGLVTKLKSKVAACCQGSELKSVCCILHLESLCAQKLRMDHVMDVVVNSVNWICSRGLNRGEFSTLLYELDSQYGSFLYHTGIKWLSRGLVLKRFFESLEDIDCFMSSRGKPLPQLSSGDWIRDLAFLVDMTAHLNTLNVALQGHSQVVTQMYDLLRAFVAKLCLWETHLTENNLAHFPTLKAVSRSNSDGLHYIPKVVELKVEFQTRLADFKLHEGELTLFSSPFSIKVDCVREDLQMEVIDLQCNTFLKAKYDKVGVPEFYKYLWSSYPKLRSHSARILSMFGSTYICEQLFCIMKLSKTKYCSPLPAAPWDSVLPVASS
- the LOC101533896 gene encoding general transcription factor II-I repeat domain-containing protein 2B isoform X4, whose protein sequence is MAQVAMSTLPLEHKSSESRMVVTFLMSALESMCKELAKSKAEVACIAVYESHVFVVGTERGCAFANARKDLQEDFAQYCATEGLSDTKPPCPVNGLQVPSGEAELLRKAVEDYFCFCYGQALGTATMVPVPYEQMLRDPVAVQVQGLPPGITFQHPRTYELATLKWILENKAGISFIIHRPFLGPESQPGTCGSVTDAEGSAMASKSSCSDPIRVKTEPMEESDVTLPAADVSVKKELDDPSYYQCHTQGSCSDASGSEATAMELPMEDCTRPDSAERKPDPGVDVKMEDNEKQRLSSIEKIKQLREQVNDLFSRKFGEAIGVDFPVKVPYRKITFNPGCVVIDGMPPGVSFKAPGYLEISSMRRILDAAKFIKFTVIRPLPGLELSNMGKRKIDQEGRVFQEKWERAYFFVEVQNIPTCLICKQSMSVSKEYNLRRHYQTNHSEHYDQYTEQVRDAKLQELKRGLRRYLLGSPEAATAATAVGPPEPRPAPASASAATATTTTQPVEDVTGSLWDKLREKIRAFVAYSLALDEITDINNTPQVAIFIRGVDENLDTSEELLDTVPMTGTKSAHEVFLRVEKSLRKFNVDWAKLVSVASTGTPAMVDATNGLVTKLKSKVAACCQGSELKSVCCILHLESLCAQKLRMDHVMDVVVNSVNWICSRGLNRGEFSTLLYELDSQYGSFLYHTGIKWLSRGLVLKRFFESLEDIDCFMSSRGKPLPQLSSGDWIRDLAFLVDMTAHLNTLNVALQGHSQVVTQMYDLLRAFVAKLCLWETHLTENNLAHFPTLKAVSRSNSDGLHYIPKVVELKVEFQTRLADFKLHEGELTLFSSPFSIKVDCVREDLQMEVIDLQCNTFLKAKYDKVGVPEFYKYLWSSYPKLRSHSARILSMFGSTYICEQLFCIMKLSKTKYCSPLPAAPWDSVLPVASS